GCTTTTTGCTTTGGACATAGAAAAAATTGGAATGAGCGATAAGGAACTCAGACTTTTTAAAGAAGCTATTAACATGCCTTATGGAATGATACTTGTGACAGGTCCTACAAGTTCCGGTAAAACGACCACGCTGTATTCTGCGTTAAAATATCTTAACACTCCGGATCTGAATATTTTAACTGCCGAAGATCCCGTTGAATACGAATTAATGAATATAAATCAGGTGCACGTAAAAGCCGACATAGGACTTACTTTCGCAAGTATTCTGCGTTCTTTCATGCGTCAGGATCCGGACATTATTCTTGTGGGAGAAATAAGAGATCAGGAAACCGCAGGTATTGCCATTCAGGCGGCGCTGACCGGACACACTGTATTTTCTACGCTTCACACAAATGATTCCGTAAGCACGCTTTCGAGAATGTCATTTATGGGAATAGAATCGTTTTTGATTGCAGACGCCGTGAATTTGGTTATGGCGCAAAGACTTATAAGAAAAATATGTCCATTCTGCAAGGAAGAGGTTACAAACCTTCCGGACAACGTGTACGAAAAACTGCGCATTTCTCCGGATACAAAAATTTATCAAGGAAAAGGCTGTGAAAAATGCGATAAGTCGGGATATAAAGGCAGAACGGCAATATTTGAAATTCTTGCGATGTCGAGAGATATAAGAGAACTCATAGTGAAAGACGCACCGGATCTTGAAATAAGAGATAAGGCGATAGAACAGGGCTTTGTGACGCTTAGGGCAGCCGCAATCAATAAAATGAAAGAAGGCATTACTACGGTTGAGGAAGTTATGAGTGTAACGATAGCATCTTCATAATTATTTAATGGAGAAATAAAATGCCGCAGTTTAAATATCAGGCCATAGATTCTAGAGGGCAAAAAATAAGAGGTGTCAGAGAGTTCCCTACGAAAAAGGATGTAATTTTATTTTTAAGAGGCGAGAGGCTTACTCCGGTAAGCATTGAAGAAAGCGGCGGAGCTAGAGCTGTTATTACTAGATCTTTTTCAAATGTGGCAAAACCAAAATATAAGTCCGCAGCAAAAATACCGGGTAAAGTCAAAATAGAAGATATTGCACTTTTCTGCCGTCAGCTTGCCACTCTGGTGGGAGCCGGAGTAAATCTTCTGGAAGCTGTTGATGATATTTCCGATATGTCAAACAATCCGAAAATGAGGGGTACTCTTAAAGAAGTAGCCGGAGATCTAAGAAGCGGAACTCCTCTTTCGGACTCTTTAAAAAAACATAAAATGTTTACAAAAACACTCACCTCAATGGTTGAAGTTGGGGAAAGATCCGGAAAACTTTCAAAGGTTTTGGGTGATTTGGCTTTATATCTTGAAAATAACGTTAAGCTTATAAGAAAAATAAAATCCGCAAGTACTTATCCTATGTTTATAGGATGTTTTTTTGTTCTGGTTTTGCTTGCTTTAATAGTGGGAATAATACCGAGATTTGAAGAGATGTTTATGTCTTTTGGCGCGGATTTACCGGCGCCCACTAAAGTTGTTATGAATATAAGCAACTTTGTTATAGGAAATGGTTTATGGCTGTTTTTAGGAACGGTTTTTTTTATTATAGGCTTTATGTTGTTTAAAAAGAATCCGCGTGGAAATTTGATATATTGCCGACTGCTATTTAAAATGCCAATTTTCGGCAAGATTTATATGAAAATGGTTCTTGCAAGATTTTTTCAAACGCTTTCCACTCTTGTAAAAAGCGGAGTCGATATTGTCGCTTCTCTTGATATATCCACAAACGTCATGGATAATTCTTTTACTGAAAGCATAATGCGCAAAGTAAAAGCAAAAGTGCTTGAAGGCAATCAGCTCGGAATGGAAATGGAACAATATGAGATGTTTCCCAGAATGGTTACAAGGATGACCATCGTCGGAGAAAAATCAGGACAGCTCGACGCTATGTTTGACAAAATAACGGACTATTTTACCGATGAAGTTGACGCCGCGGTAGCGACTATTAGTTCCGTTATTGAGCCTGTTCTTATTATAGGTTTGGGTTTTATAGTAGGTTTGGCGGTAACGGCAATGTATTTGCCTATATTCTATCTTGCTTCGGCAATGATGGGTTAAGAAAAGCATTGATTTTTAAGAAATGTCGAGTATACTATCGGATGGATATATCAATCATCCATGAAATAAGGAGATTATAACAATGAAAAAGATTTTCATGGCTTTTGCAATGTTCGCAATGTTGTTTTGTATCGTTTCTTGTTCCAAGAAGGAGGATAATAATAAGAAAGAATTCAACTATAAAGGGTATTCTATTTCAGTTGCTGTTACAGAAGTGTATACTGTTGATATAGACAACTTGGTTTTAGCTCCAGGACAACAAATACATTTAAAAGCCACCATAAAAGATGCAAGGGGCAACATAACCGTAAATACACCTGTTAATTGGAGTGCTTCTTCAGAATTAGGATCTTTTTCTCAAAATACCGCAGAATATACTACTTTAATTGTTAGTGCAGCCAGTGGTGATAATTATTATATTAAAGCAGAGTTTGGAGGGGTAGAAAAAACAATACCTGTTATAGTTGATACTCTCAATGTGTCTTTTCAACTTGA
This genomic window from Candidatus Endomicrobium procryptotermitis contains:
- a CDS encoding type II secretion system F family protein, which gives rise to MPQFKYQAIDSRGQKIRGVREFPTKKDVILFLRGERLTPVSIEESGGARAVITRSFSNVAKPKYKSAAKIPGKVKIEDIALFCRQLATLVGAGVNLLEAVDDISDMSNNPKMRGTLKEVAGDLRSGTPLSDSLKKHKMFTKTLTSMVEVGERSGKLSKVLGDLALYLENNVKLIRKIKSASTYPMFIGCFFVLVLLALIVGIIPRFEEMFMSFGADLPAPTKVVMNISNFVIGNGLWLFLGTVFFIIGFMLFKKNPRGNLIYCRLLFKMPIFGKIYMKMVLARFFQTLSTLVKSGVDIVASLDISTNVMDNSFTESIMRKVKAKVLEGNQLGMEMEQYEMFPRMVTRMTIVGEKSGQLDAMFDKITDYFTDEVDAAVATISSVIEPVLIIGLGFIVGLAVTAMYLPIFYLASAMMG